One genomic region from Drosophila subpulchrella strain 33 F10 #4 breed RU33 chromosome 2R, RU_Dsub_v1.1 Primary Assembly, whole genome shotgun sequence encodes:
- the LOC119551818 gene encoding CCAAT/enhancer-binding protein: protein MLNMESPQMYADAVQTLAQLDLKKEPPLQQATIGQITLTAMSTAQQQQQQQQQQQQQQQQQQQQQQQQQQQQQQPQQQTTDANNNTSQDAALLVKQHAMHQMQQVAALGSNNNLLQKQMLQQYTTQTDLDELTTQEITLDLQHLIDDQFRDTETLGIFSDMVTSPGGLSATLPPSGMVSAAAKVLQQQTLRNQHGYGGRGGGGGGGGGAGNALAYMPQPVHATYNNSSDENSSVGSDSSTIKEEPIDPEYRRHLQEAANQQAAFMGNGAGLYNGYGAGANGLSGGGNPLNGGNTTPSSNGSNGSTGSSNGSQFTNLTTANVLAHHNLPHLAAAAGAHNLLKQHSKLHAQQQHQQHQQQQQHRKHSNKHVDKGTDEYRRRRERNNIAVRKSREKAKVRSREVEERVKSLLKEKDALIRQLSEMTNELQLHKQIYMQLMNHANPEVSRVCRSFLNTNEHSL from the coding sequence ATGCTGAACATGGAGTCGCCGCAGATGTACGCCGATGCCGTTCAGACATTGGCCCAGCTGGACCTCAAGAAGGAGCCGCCGCTGCAGCAGGCCACCATTGGCCAAATCACCCTGACGGCCATGTCCACggcgcaacagcagcagcaacagcagcagcagcagcaacagcaacagcagcaacagcaacagcagcagcaacaacagcagcaacagcagcagcaacctcAGCAACAGACAACCGATGCCAACAACAACACTTCCCAGGATGCGGCACTCCTTGTGAAGCAGCATGCCATGCATCAAATGCAACAGGTGGCCGCCCtgggcagcaacaacaacctgCTGCAGAAGCAAATGCTGCAGCAGTACACCACCCAAACGGACCTGGACGAGCTGACCACCCAGGAGATCACCCTCGATCTGCAGCACCTGATCGACGATCAGTTCAGGGACACGGAAACGCTGGGCATCTTCAGCGATATGGTTACCAGTCCGGGTGGTCTCTCGGCCACCTTGCCACCCAGTGGCATGGTGTCGGCGGCAGCCAAGGTCCTGCAGCAGCAGACCTTGCGGAATCAGCATGGCTACGGCGGCCGAGGAGGCGGTGGTGGCGGAGGTGGTGGAGCGGGAAACGCTCTGGCCTACATGCCACAGCCCGTTCATGCCACCTACAACAATTCCAGCGACGAGAACAGCTCCGTGGGCTCCGATTCCAGTACAATCAAGGAGGAGCCCATCGATCCCGAGTACAGGCGACACCTGCAGGAGGCGGCCAACCAGCAGGCAGCCTTCATGGGCAACGGGGCAGGACTCTACAATGGCTATGGGGCGGGGGCAAATGGATTGTCCGGCGGAGGGAACCCCCTCAACGGCGGCAACACCACGCCGAGCAGCAATGGCAGCAACGGCAGCACGGGCAGCAGCAACGGCAGCCAGTTCACCAACCTGACAACGGCCAATGTCCTGGCCCACCACAACCTGCCTCACCTGGCCGCCGCCGCCGGGGCGCACAATCTGCTCAAGCAGCACAGCAAGCTGCACgcgcaacagcaacatcagcagcaccagcagcagcagcagcatcgcAAGCACAGCAACAAGCATGTGGACAAGGGGACGGACGAGTACCGCCGGCGGAGGGAGCGGAACAACATCGCGGTGCGGAAGAGCCGGGAGAAGGCCAAGGTGCGGTCGCGGGAGGTGGAGGAGCGGGTGAAGAGCCTGCTCAAGGAGAAGGACGCCCTCATCCGGCAGCTCAGCGAGATGACCAACGAGCTGCAGCTCCACAAGCAGATCTACATGCAGCTGATGAACCACGCCAATCCCGAAGTGAGCCGCGTTTGCCGCAGCTTCCTCAACACCAATGAGCATTCGCTGTAG